AGAAGATAAAGAGGCTGTAATAGAGGGGCTTTGTTCTGGGACAATAGATGTTATTGTAACAGACCATGCACCACACCCTAAAGGTTCTGATAAACCAGGGATATCAGGCATTGAAACAGCATTGGGTCTTGTCCTCTTAAGCCTTGTAGACAAGGGCTATCTTTCATTAAGCGATGCAATTTCAAAGCTTACAAAAAACCCGGCAAAGATAATTGGGATTGAAAGGGAGATAAAAGAGGGAGAAGATGCCTACCTTACCATTATTGATTTAAAAAAGGAATGGATTGTTAAAAAGGATGAATTTAAATCAAGGGGAAAAAACACATCCTTTGAAGGCTGGAAACTTAAAGGAAAACCCATCTCTGTCCTTACACCTTATTTCATTAAATCAAGGTAGATGTTTTCTGTTTCCTTTACCATCTTCTTTAAGGAAAACTCATTTTTTATTCTATTATAACCTGCCTCTCCCATCCTCTTTCTTTTCTCTTTATCAACCAAAAGCTCCTCAATTGCCTTGGCTAATCCATTAACATCAAAAGAAGAAACAAGGATTCCCGTCTCTCCATCTACAACAAGCTCTGGTATTCCACCTACATTGGTAGAAATGATGGGAAGATGTGCCAACCCTGCCTCCATAATAGAAACAGGCAGCCCTTCTACAATGGAGGGAAGGACAAAGATATCCGAGATGGATAATAAGCTTTCCACCCTTTCTTTTCTTCCCAGAAAAATGATATCATTGCTTAATCCAAGTCTATTGGTTAGCTCAATAAGCTCCTCCCTTAATGGTCCATCTCCTACAAGAAGGCATTTAAACTTGAAATTCTCTCTTACAATTTTTAAGGCATTCAGCAATGTTTTATGGTTTTTCCATATACTAAAATTTGCCACAGAAATTATAACTGTTTCATCTTTAAGCCTATCTTTTAAAGGGGTATGGGAAGTAAAATCAAGGGAATTTGGGTCTATTCCATTATAAACCACCTTAAATTTACCAGATGGATAGCCATTTTTGATAAGAAAATCACAGGCTGTTTTAGAATTTGATATGCAGAGCCTAACTAAAGGAAAGGTTAATTTATCAAGAAATGTAGCAATTGTGGTATAAAGTTTATTTTGGGTATTTATAATAAAGATGCTTCTTAATCCTGTAATAATCCTTTGACAGCCTGCAATCTTTCCTAGTATCCTTCCCAAAATATTTGCCCGAAAGCCATATATATGAATAATGTCATATTTGTTTCTTTTTAAAAACCAAAAAAGGCTTAATGTGGCTTTAAGTATGCCTCCTTTTTCATAATTTAGATAATAAACATTTGTTTCTTTCTCAAACTCAAGAGACATTTTTCCCTTGGAATCAAGGATACAAACATCGTTTTGAAAGATGGCTTTATCCATTCCTTTTATGAGGGATAAAACCATTTTCTCTGTTCCGCCTATATCAGATGTGCTTAAAAATTGTAAGACCTTGATTTTAGAATTCAAGGATTTGGTAAGTTCCATTTTTTGCCCTATAGATAATGTTGTAGATGGCTGTTTCTTTGTTTTTAAAGACAAAAAATGGGTTTTCTTGGAAGATAAGTTCGTTTATTGCCTCTTCAATGAATAATATGGCTGGCTCTATCCTTCTTGTCTTTACAACAGGGACTTGTTCTTCTTCCTTCTCCTGAAAGAAAGAAGGTAGATGAACCTTTTTATGGTTAACTATCTTTTCCTTAAGCTTCTTAGCCTGGGTTTCTATCTTTTTAAGGCTTTCATCTATTGAAAGCTCTATATCTGGAAGAGAGGCTTTAGAATGAAGGATATTCCCATAATCATTTATGGTGGTCTCGATGAGAAAATTTCCCTTTTGATGCGAGACAACAATTTTCATAAGGGCATCTTCTTTTAGATATTTTTCAAGCTTCTTTGCCCTCTTTCTTATATACCCTTCTATTTTAGAAGAAATATCATTTCTTTTTTCTATCTCTATCTTCATCAAAAATATTATATCGAAATAAAACCAATTATTCAATTTTTTTATGCTGTCTCCTAAAAATAATCCTTGCAAAAACTTTAATTCAAATTGTAAAATGTTATGATTAAAACTTAAGGAGGAAAAGATGAGTAAGGACGAGATTATTTCTGCAATAGAAGGAATGAGTGTTCTTGAGCTTTCCGAGCTAGTAAAGGAGCTTGAGGAAAAATTTGGGGTAAAAGCAGCTGCTCCAATGATGGTTGGACAAGTAGGAGGGGCAGCTCCTGCCACAGAAGAGAAGGAAGAAAAAACAACCTTTGATGTTTTCTTAACAAGCTTTGGTGACAACAAAATTCAGGTAATAAAGGAGATTAGAACAATCCTACCACTAGGCCTTAAGGAAGCAAAGGAATTAGTAGAAAGTGCTCCGTGCGAAATAAAGAAAGGGGTAGCAAAAGAGGAAGGGGAAGATATAAAGAAGAAATTAGAGGCTGTCGGCGCAAAGGTTGAGATAAAATAAAAAATTATTGCTAATTAAAAATGAAATCTGCAAGCTTATTCCTCTCTCTTTTTTTAATAGGCT
This is a stretch of genomic DNA from bacterium. It encodes these proteins:
- the raiA gene encoding ribosome-associated translation inhibitor RaiA; translation: MKIEIEKRNDISSKIEGYIRKRAKKLEKYLKEDALMKIVVSHQKGNFLIETTINDYGNILHSKASLPDIELSIDESLKKIETQAKKLKEKIVNHKKVHLPSFFQEKEEEQVPVVKTRRIEPAILFIEEAINELIFQENPFFVFKNKETAIYNIIYRAKNGTYQILEF
- a CDS encoding glycosyltransferase, translated to MELTKSLNSKIKVLQFLSTSDIGGTEKMVLSLIKGMDKAIFQNDVCILDSKGKMSLEFEKETNVYYLNYEKGGILKATLSLFWFLKRNKYDIIHIYGFRANILGRILGKIAGCQRIITGLRSIFIINTQNKLYTTIATFLDKLTFPLVRLCISNSKTACDFLIKNGYPSGKFKVVYNGIDPNSLDFTSHTPLKDRLKDETVIISVANFSIWKNHKTLLNALKIVRENFKFKCLLVGDGPLREELIELTNRLGLSNDIIFLGRKERVESLLSISDIFVLPSIVEGLPVSIMEAGLAHLPIISTNVGGIPELVVDGETGILVSSFDVNGLAKAIEELLVDKEKRKRMGEAGYNRIKNEFSLKKMVKETENIYLDLMK
- the rplL gene encoding 50S ribosomal protein L7/L12, coding for MSKDEIISAIEGMSVLELSELVKELEEKFGVKAAAPMMVGQVGGAAPATEEKEEKTTFDVFLTSFGDNKIQVIKEIRTILPLGLKEAKELVESAPCEIKKGVAKEEGEDIKKKLEAVGAKVEIK